Proteins encoded by one window of Moorella humiferrea:
- a CDS encoding flagellar protein FlaG, whose product MRVEGVDPLVLNQVQSQTQKPAVQDAKRINVDGEQEKYRREKETGYSRDELQQAVEKLNAATDLFNIKLRFKLDHEKGELYVLVIDAREGKIIRRIPPENVLKVTSEMQYMVGLLLDELI is encoded by the coding sequence GTGCGGGTCGAAGGAGTCGATCCTTTAGTCCTAAACCAGGTCCAGAGCCAGACGCAGAAACCGGCAGTGCAGGATGCCAAAAGGATCAACGTTGACGGCGAGCAGGAAAAATACCGCCGGGAAAAGGAAACCGGTTATTCCCGGGACGAATTGCAGCAGGCGGTGGAAAAGTTAAATGCGGCAACGGACCTCTTTAATATAAAATTGCGCTTTAAACTTGACCATGAGAAGGGCGAGTTATATGTCCTTGTCATCGACGCCAGAGAGGGTAAGATTATCCGTCGCATCCCACCGGAGAATGTGCTGAAGGTGACTAGCGAGATGCAGTACATGGTAGGCCTGCTCTTGGATGAATTAATCTAA
- a CDS encoding motility associated factor glycosyltransferase family protein — protein sequence MIAGENSTFEIIMAKNGLITLKYHGDREVFLHSSFDPEMEGRRWAEGVDCQPDDTVIVLGIGLGYHIKALARRLTSGKIIAIEPHEELIASCSNYWVFKDLITKNKVIILSSEQPSKNFLAGLVDPFHLEKVKIAEYHPLRYYFSREFIDILREINNSLSHLFVSANTVLYFSRTWTQNFFANLDKILTAVPADLFKDVFPNRPGIIVSAGPSLNKNIHLLKKAKGKAVIIVVGTALRPVTAIDVKPDIAVSLDGSEANYRHFQELSISGFPLLFDAIIYPQILREHQGPLIGSVFYDTFSRWLINSGLQVPGQISIGPSVANMAFDFAVKLGLDPIIFIGQDLAFSDGHTHARGTVYEKNKPTDDEVNLLEIESFDGGKVLTSRSLHSMLLYLETQIALTASGRNIINATEGGAKIAGTRAMTLNEAINLYCKDKFDPEEKIQAICSAYNPPGPDTLGKLVQKIKAEASNLEKATKIARSGLRLANNLELLLRAKEPLQHKINKLLKRLDAVDKELKNLSAGLLPVDMAFQPVWFYLNKGAFDKEAEDQHTEGIRLAKKTQFLYHGLIESINIVKESMLQAAKNIDKGSE from the coding sequence ATGATAGCAGGAGAAAATTCAACCTTTGAAATAATTATGGCTAAAAACGGTTTGATCACCCTGAAATATCATGGCGACCGGGAAGTTTTTTTACATAGCAGTTTTGACCCGGAAATGGAAGGCAGGAGGTGGGCCGAAGGGGTAGACTGTCAACCAGATGATACAGTTATTGTTTTAGGTATAGGCCTGGGCTACCATATAAAGGCTTTGGCCAGGAGGTTGACTTCAGGCAAAATTATTGCCATCGAACCCCATGAGGAACTAATCGCCAGTTGCAGTAACTACTGGGTATTTAAAGACCTTATTACCAAAAACAAAGTTATTATTTTGTCAAGCGAACAGCCCTCAAAGAATTTTTTGGCCGGACTTGTTGATCCCTTTCACCTTGAGAAGGTAAAAATCGCGGAATATCATCCCTTACGGTATTATTTCTCGAGGGAATTTATCGATATCCTCAGGGAAATTAATAACTCTTTATCTCATCTATTTGTTTCGGCTAATACCGTTCTTTACTTCTCTCGCACCTGGACCCAGAACTTTTTTGCTAATCTAGATAAAATCTTAACGGCTGTTCCGGCCGATTTATTCAAAGATGTTTTTCCGAACAGACCGGGGATTATTGTTTCGGCAGGCCCCTCACTAAATAAAAATATTCATTTATTAAAAAAAGCTAAAGGTAAAGCCGTAATCATCGTCGTTGGCACGGCCCTCAGGCCTGTAACGGCTATAGATGTAAAACCAGATATAGCTGTCTCACTGGACGGAAGCGAGGCTAATTACCGTCATTTTCAGGAATTGAGCATTTCCGGTTTTCCTTTGTTATTTGACGCCATCATTTATCCCCAGATTTTAAGGGAGCATCAGGGACCCCTTATAGGCAGCGTTTTTTATGATACTTTCAGCCGCTGGCTGATTAACTCTGGCCTACAGGTCCCGGGACAAATTAGTATAGGCCCTTCCGTAGCCAATATGGCCTTTGATTTTGCCGTGAAATTAGGCCTGGATCCCATTATTTTTATCGGCCAGGATCTGGCCTTTAGTGATGGTCACACCCATGCCAGGGGGACAGTTTACGAAAAAAATAAACCGACAGATGATGAAGTTAATCTTCTCGAGATAGAAAGTTTTGACGGGGGCAAGGTGCTGACAAGTCGTTCCCTGCATTCCATGCTACTATATCTGGAAACGCAAATTGCCCTGACGGCAAGCGGTAGGAATATAATAAACGCTACGGAAGGTGGGGCTAAGATAGCTGGTACTAGAGCCATGACCCTGAACGAAGCAATTAATCTTTATTGCAAGGATAAATTTGATCCCGAAGAAAAAATACAGGCGATTTGTTCGGCTTATAATCCACCTGGACCGGATACACTGGGAAAACTGGTGCAGAAAATAAAGGCAGAAGCAAGTAATTTAGAAAAAGCAACAAAGATAGCCAGAAGTGGTTTGAGACTGGCTAATAATTTGGAACTGTTACTGAGGGCCAAAGAGCCCCTACAGCATAAGATTAATAAATTACTAAAACGGCTGGACGCTGTTGATAAGGAGTTGAAAAATTTAAGTGCAGGATTATTACCGGTGGATATGGCTTTCCAACCGGTATGGTTTTACTTGAATAAAGGGGCTTTCGATAAAGAGGCAGAAGATCAGCATACTGAGGGTATAAGACTCGCCAAAAAGACCCAGTTCTTATACCATGGTTTGATTGAAAGCATTAACATTGTAAAAGAATCCATGCTTCAGGCGGCGAAGAATATTGATAAGGGAAGTGAATAA
- a CDS encoding flagellin produces the protein MIINHNVFALNAYRNLTVTNSNMAKAMEKLSSGLRINRAADDAAGLAISEKMRGQIRGLNQAVRNAQDGISMIQTAEGALNETHAILQRMRELAAQAANDTLTADDRTQIQKEINQLTEEIDRIGRTTEFNTQALLDGSFTGKKIQIGANPNQDLTVDINSMRAAKVSGTTVTAGGLDVVQNKGVKVSGTVVTSATGNSAVNYIKLINANGTAVTAYAVSVMTNSAANAAIKIFQDAIDKVSTERSKLGAIQNRLEHTIANLSVASENLTAAESRIRDVDMAQEMMNFTRSQILSQAGTAMLAQSNQIPATVLQLLR, from the coding sequence TTGATTATCAATCACAACGTTTTTGCCCTCAACGCTTATCGCAATTTAACGGTCACGAATAGTAACATGGCTAAAGCTATGGAAAAACTGTCTTCGGGCCTGCGGATCAACCGGGCCGCCGATGATGCTGCTGGTCTGGCCATCAGCGAAAAGATGCGCGGTCAGATCCGGGGTTTAAATCAGGCGGTGCGCAATGCCCAGGACGGCATCTCTATGATCCAGACGGCTGAAGGTGCGTTAAATGAAACCCACGCCATTTTACAGAGGATGCGAGAGCTGGCGGCTCAGGCGGCAAATGATACTTTAACCGCTGATGATCGCACGCAGATCCAAAAGGAGATCAATCAGCTGACAGAAGAAATCGACCGCATCGGCCGGACAACGGAGTTTAACACCCAGGCTTTGTTGGACGGGAGCTTTACTGGTAAAAAGATTCAAATTGGTGCCAATCCCAATCAAGATCTTACAGTTGATATTAACAGTATGAGAGCAGCAAAAGTATCAGGTACTACCGTAACAGCAGGCGGCTTGGACGTTGTCCAAAATAAAGGCGTAAAAGTAAGCGGTACTGTGGTAACATCTGCTACAGGAAACTCAGCAGTTAATTATATTAAACTTATAAATGCTAATGGTACTGCCGTAACCGCCTATGCAGTCAGCGTAATGACCAACTCCGCTGCCAATGCGGCAATAAAAATTTTCCAAGATGCAATTGATAAGGTTTCAACCGAGCGCTCCAAGCTTGGCGCCATTCAGAACCGCCTGGAGCATACTATTGCCAATCTGAGTGTTGCTTCAGAAAACCTGACGGCAGCCGAATCCCGTATCAGGGATGTCGATATGGCCCAGGAAATGATGAACTTTACCAGGAGCCAGATCTTAAGCCAGGCAGGCACGGCTATGCTCGCCCAATCGAATCAGATCCCGGCGACGGTTTTGCAGTTACTCAGGTAA
- a CDS encoding cytidylyltransferase domain-containing protein: MYQGKTILGFIPARAGSKGVPGKNIRPLAGKPLIVHTIETARASGVFDCLLVSTDGEEIARIAREAGAEVPFMRPAELATDTARGIDALTHAMAWCEEHGSLYDWVMVLQPTSPLRSVDDILGACRLMLERDAQAVVSVCQVDHHPWWCNTLPEDLNMENFIRPEALNLNRQELPVFYRLNGAIYMGEWEFFKKGSSFYGPRTYAYIMPWVRSVDIDSEIDFTLAEILLKGS, from the coding sequence TTGTATCAAGGTAAAACCATCCTCGGTTTTATCCCCGCCCGGGCCGGGTCTAAAGGCGTGCCGGGGAAAAACATCAGGCCCCTGGCGGGGAAACCTTTGATCGTCCACACCATCGAGACCGCCAGGGCAAGCGGTGTTTTCGACTGCCTGCTGGTATCGACTGACGGCGAAGAGATCGCCAGGATAGCCAGGGAAGCCGGGGCGGAAGTGCCGTTTATGCGCCCGGCGGAACTGGCCACCGATACGGCTCGCGGAATCGATGCCCTGACCCACGCCATGGCCTGGTGTGAAGAACACGGGAGCCTTTATGATTGGGTAATGGTCTTGCAGCCAACCAGCCCGTTACGCTCCGTTGACGATATCCTGGGAGCATGCCGGTTGATGCTGGAACGCGATGCTCAAGCAGTCGTTTCGGTATGCCAGGTTGACCACCACCCCTGGTGGTGTAACACTCTTCCCGAAGATTTAAACATGGAAAACTTTATCCGGCCTGAGGCTTTGAATTTAAACCGGCAGGAATTGCCTGTCTTTTATCGCTTGAATGGGGCGATATATATGGGCGAATGGGAATTTTTTAAAAAGGGAAGCTCCTTTTATGGCCCGCGTACTTATGCTTATATTATGCCATGGGTGCGGTCAGTAGATATAGATAGTGAAATTGATTTTACCCTTGCAGAAATATTACTAAAGGGCAGTTAA
- a CDS encoding type II toxin-antitoxin system VapC family toxin: MDIVADASAILCAYFPDELSPRAKKLMLDYAIGRITLCGPCLLVIELINACSVAARRGRISEIAKEISALQIRWVEIEEKVETNFSLSRK, encoded by the coding sequence TTGGATATCGTAGCAGACGCTAGCGCCATCCTTTGCGCCTATTTCCCCGATGAGCTTTCCCCCAGGGCCAAAAAATTAATGCTTGACTATGCTATAGGCCGGATCACCCTCTGCGGTCCATGTCTCTTGGTCATAGAACTCATCAACGCCTGTTCGGTGGCTGCCAGACGTGGCAGGATTAGCGAAATAGCAAAAGAAATTTCTGCCCTCCAGATCCGGTGGGTAGAAATCGAAGAAAAGGTGGAAACAAACTTTTCTTTAAGCCGCAAATAG
- a CDS encoding transposase, which translates to MGTRKHYPAELKAKIVLEIFKEEKSIAQIASEYGIHPSVLNRWRNTAVEKLPSLFIDETKNLENMKSEYEKKSKYIL; encoded by the coding sequence ATGGGTACTAGGAAACATTATCCAGCCGAGCTTAAGGCTAAAATCGTACTGGAAATTTTCAAGGAAGAAAAATCCATCGCCCAAATCGCCTCCGAATATGGTATCCACCCCTCTGTCCTAAACCGGTGGAGAAATACGGCAGTAGAGAAACTGCCTTCCCTCTTCATCGATGAAACGAAAAATCTGGAGAACATGAAATCCGAATACGAGAAAAAATCCAAATATATTTTATAA
- a CDS encoding type II toxin-antitoxin system VapC family toxin, producing the protein MKKIYTATPLTTKVKIFVDTGAFIALGWEKDPYHEIAVNFYRFHRNKWRMFTSNYIIAETYTWLRYHTSSFHALHFLEIIKKLQLKNRLTLIYASQDMEDKINQFLRQYRDVVLSYPDAATGVIVNEFNIPQIFGFDSHLAIFGKTVLPGLSS; encoded by the coding sequence ATGAAAAAGATTTATACGGCGACCCCTCTAACTACTAAAGTAAAAATTTTTGTCGATACCGGCGCCTTTATCGCCCTTGGCTGGGAAAAAGATCCGTACCATGAAATAGCAGTCAACTTTTACCGTTTTCATCGTAATAAATGGCGAATGTTCACAAGTAACTATATCATAGCCGAAACATACACCTGGTTGCGATACCACACTTCTTCTTTTCACGCCCTTCATTTCCTGGAAATTATAAAAAAGCTGCAGTTAAAAAATCGCTTAACCTTAATCTACGCCAGCCAGGACATGGAGGATAAAATCAATCAGTTCTTACGTCAATATCGGGATGTGGTATTATCATATCCTGATGCCGCTACCGGTGTTATCGTCAACGAATTCAATATCCCCCAGATATTCGGTTTCGATAGCCATCTGGCCATTTTTGGAAAAACCGTGCTGCCGGGTTTAAGTAGCTAG
- a CDS encoding Uma2 family endonuclease, producing the protein MAAVEVTRRRFTVDEYYQMAYAGILGEDDRVELIEGEIIEMVPIGVKHAACVRRLDRIFNNLVGDKALVDTQNPLRIDEYSEPQPDLMLLKPRDDYYGTFHPRPEDVLLLIEVADSSVTYDREVKINLYARAGINEVWLIDLQAQQITVYRQPSSNSYKEIKEYGRDDSIAPVAFPGMNISVRDILPGD; encoded by the coding sequence ATGGCCGCAGTTGAGGTTACCCGCCGGCGCTTTACCGTTGACGAATATTACCAGATGGCATATGCAGGCATCCTGGGAGAAGACGACCGGGTGGAATTGATCGAGGGGGAGATTATAGAGATGGTACCCATAGGGGTCAAACACGCTGCATGTGTGAGACGATTGGACAGGATTTTTAACAATCTAGTAGGAGATAAAGCTTTGGTAGATACCCAGAACCCATTACGCATTGATGAATACTCAGAACCCCAACCAGACCTGATGTTGCTTAAACCTCGTGATGACTATTACGGCACCTTCCACCCCCGACCGGAGGACGTGCTTTTATTAATAGAAGTGGCCGACAGTTCCGTCACCTACGACCGGGAAGTAAAAATAAACCTTTATGCCCGGGCAGGTATAAATGAAGTATGGCTAATTGATCTCCAAGCACAGCAGATAACTGTATATCGACAGCCATCCTCCAACAGTTATAAAGAGATAAAAGAATACGGGCGCGACGATAGCATTGCACCCGTGGCCTTCCCCGGGATGAACATCTCCGTCCGTGATATTTTACCGGGAGATTAG
- a CDS encoding type II toxin-antitoxin system Phd/YefM family antitoxin — MLTMNINQAKEQFLEIIRQIEYWESVILEKKGKSVATLLPYEEYASLRRLKNFLVMQELSAVMKYAGITAKEIYQNSLQELEKR; from the coding sequence ATGCTAACCATGAATATTAACCAGGCTAAAGAACAATTTCTTGAAATAATACGCCAGATAGAATATTGGGAAAGCGTAATTCTGGAGAAAAAAGGCAAATCGGTAGCCACTCTCCTTCCTTATGAGGAGTATGCCAGCCTGCGCCGCCTCAAAAATTTTCTCGTTATGCAGGAGCTCTCCGCGGTTATGAAGTATGCAGGGATAACGGCGAAAGAAATATATCAAAACTCTCTTCAAGAATTGGAAAAGAGGTAG